The following DNA comes from Kryptolebias marmoratus isolate JLee-2015 linkage group LG23, ASM164957v2, whole genome shotgun sequence.
tgaaatgtgGAGTCCGTGCACGACGAGGTGTTGATTACACTCCAGTCAGCGTTCTTATGTTTAACTCGCAGAGGGGGCCATGTCTCTATATGGTTCGGGCTTTCTCTGTCTGGGTGGCTCAGTTTGCACCCGAGGAGGGATGCGGGGTGGGGAGGGTTacagctgttgctgctgttcaGGAGCCGCGCATTAATCTGTCGAAAGGGTCACTTTGAGTTCCTGGAGGCATTCGTGGAAACAGAAATCCTTTGTTCGGGCCCCAGTCCTCCTAGTCTCTGCTTAGATACAGCTGTTACGCCGAATTAACAGTGAACAATGATGGAAGCATGTGGCTTTGATCTTCCAGTTCAGTGATCCCACGCAGCTGCCACAAACAAGGAAAGCCCAAATAGGATGGCTACTAATAGGCAACCAGTTAGGAGTTTTCACATCAACATGTGTCAAAATCTTGTAACTCAACAATCTTTCTTGTCTCCTCATCTGTCCAGACTTCAAGGAGGCTTTTGGTCTCTTTGACAGAATTGGTGACAGCCAGGTGGCCTACAACCAGGTGGCCGACATCATGCGCGCTCTGGGCCAGAACCCCACCAACAAGGACGTCCAGAAAATTCTGGGCAACCCATCCGCCGAAGGTAAGAGGCCGCAGCATCTGAGAGAAAACCGGGACGGGGCAGTTTTGGGTTTTCTCACTCGCTGAGACAAACGTGCGCTCGTTAATCGACAGAGATGGCCAACAAGAGGCTGAACTTCGACGCTTTCCTGCCCATGCTGAAGCAGGTCGACGCCATCCCCAAGGGAACCTACGATGACTACGTTGAGGGTCTGCGTGTCTTCGACAAGGAGGGCAACGGCACAGTCATGGGCGCTGAGCTGCGCATCGTGCTGTCCACTCTGGGTGAGTCCTCCAAATATAGAAGCAGACAGATATAGCTTGCTTAGCACGCAGAGTCTCTGAAATGGAGCTCTTGGCCTTGACATCAATCCTTGTGAATCCACAGGAGAGAAGATGAACGAGCAGGAGATTGATGCCCTCATGGCTGGACAGGAGGACGAGAACGGCAGTGTGCACTATGAGGGTAGGCTTTTGTTATCTTCCAgggttctctttttttctttgttggtttgtttttattaaatggaGCTGATGATtcgaacctttttttttccccaacagcTTTCGTCAAGCACATCATGTCTGTGTAAGAGGCCGGCAGCGGGAGTGCTGAGGAAACTGTAGCTCGCCTACAGACAGCCGAACAGTGTTCAGGACATCTACGCTGTTTCAAAGACCAACCAAGGAAAGACAAGGACTTTGTACAAGGGATGTTGAAGCAAAcccatctttttgtttgttttgttttcctttccactTTGCCTCGAACCCTCCTTCCTCAAGACATCGCCTCTTCGTTGTAGACCACCATCACTCGGCCTCTACTCCCCCCCACCGGGGCGCGTCTCCACTCGCCACATGGGGTGAGGACCGGGGGAGAAGGGGTGACCGCTCATCAAGTGAGGGTAGATCCCTCCCTTCCCACCGCCACCTCATTCAGTCACGACACCACTGAACCCAGCGATGCCAAAGGTGCTGGAGAACGGTCGTGGATAGACCGCCAGAACTTCCCCCGTTTACCCgaaaagttgtatttattttcactctgatcatttcagaataaacttttccaaCGTACATCCCATCTGGACTGATTCTTGATCTTTTATTGCCCTCATGCCACCCATTAAAAACCAACTTTCTATCAATCTAGGTCCCCCTGACGTTGCTTTGCCAATcaaacagttgttgtttttctacaaCTTCTGCTTGGTTTGAAATCTGATAAAACTCAACCAAgatattatattaaatataagTATTTTTTGAGCAAACACAACCTAATCTTAAATGCAGCCAGTACAATTTAAAAATCCACAAACATTTCCAACTTGCTTGCAATATGTAATGTCTTATTTATGAAAATCTAATCTGATAATCTGATCTAATACAGGTAAGAACTGCGGGGTAAGAAAGTGAAAACGGTCACATTCGTGGAGCAAAAAGGCGCCTTCGTACAAAACCATTTAAACTATCTGGAGGCAGCAAagtttttgctgtgtgtgtggctcTCATTGgtagaaaacaactaaaaccctTGTCAGAATGGCCTTTAAAGGTCCAATTCCAGCAGGTCAGATGGAATAATTGGCTTAGGTGTGAATTTTGGTCCCATAATTAGCCCAAGTATGTAGCATAAGGTGGGGTAATGCAGAAACTCAATCTGTTAGCCTCTGGtctctgtgttgtgaatgactctcagctttcATCGCTCCAAATTTCACGTGAATATTTGAAACTAAGCGGGTTAGAGCCAGTTCactgtggcagtcattttgaagcacatctaatgattattctTTAAAGGTTCTTGGTGGAAATAAACCAGAACCCACCCACCCAGAACCCAGCCAAATTTGGTAACGGTAGCTGGATTGGCTGCTTTAAAGTCGAGCTAACGTGGACCTAATTCATCCGTCCAGCTGcccaaaaaagacatttaaaacataaatactcCTCCCTTACATGTAGAGAACTGTATTTAAagtattaaatgttaaaatactgaAAGTATGTTATTATTAGCTGTACATGTAACTTGTAAAGAGAAGTATTATTAGACTCAGGATGAAGTGACTCAGATTTTACAAACGCATCATTTTTGACTTTGTGTTTGTACtttatcaatgtttttttgtcgGTTATagtttttggaaacaaaaatagacTTTACAATGGTCGTCTTATGATCTGTACGTATATTACCCCAGTTTATTTCAGTAAACTTTAGATATTAAACATGTCTAAACAAATGAATCGGTCAAAGACTGTGAGTAATGTGGGGTCAGTGACACTTTTGCTcatcaaaaaaatgtgaaaatacacaGTTTGTGTTCAGTCTTCAGGACTTCTTAagattttatgtaatttgtaAGGTAACTAGCAGCGAAAATTGTCACGAAAATGAAAAAGTAACACGTTTTTCTGAAATTTATTTATGCTGAGTGGAAATCAAATcaataaatctaaaatttaaaaagtccatCCACCAGTGGTGTGACAAGTATACACTGAAAAGATCAATTTAAAGAtcataattaattaattaccCTAATAAAATACTCATCTatagttttacatgtttttgtttgtccagtAGTAACCATTAGGGGGCagcatcaaagaaaaaaaggtttttgtttcagatgaaaaagaaaaaatcgaTTTCTAGAAAGAACAGAGGTCTCACTCTGCCATAATTCTGGTGAACAGAAACGACGtgtgaaagtttatttttgttcgtGCGTATTACGCAATAAACAGAAGACTATTTACGATTTGGACTAatttagacagaaaaataacGTACTAACAAATAAAGAAGTTAAAAACGACGAATAAAATCGTTCTCGTAGCGTTGCAACACTTAGTCACAATAAAAACGAACACGTGATGCATCTTCAGTTGCGCATAGGATCTTTGGCCGTGTTGTCTGTTGTCCCTTGTCGCGttttttgtgctaaaatgtttcttaaaaaactCGTCAAACCGAGTGTTTTTGCGCTTAAAAATGTCTCTGGACAAGGACAGGTGCTCGCTGCGGCTGCTGCCAGGTGAAACATGTCGCTTTAATTAAGAATTATAAGCTAGAAACACGTAGTTATGATCAATATTTACGTTTAAGTCGTAATATCTTTACAACTGTTAGTTAAATAAGGGCTGTTTTGAGtgacatcagtgtttttttatatttgagcagaaaagttgtgtaaaatgttatgGTTTAACACAGCATAGTTAAAGTTTGCAGGTAAATGCGTCACGGTAACCTTTGACCTACTTCCTTGTTGCGATCCTGTGaggtaaataaatgaattagtaaaattaaaaacactgaaattaaatcatgtttccctgttttaaaatgtagtgacTCTGTTTGGATTGCTGACATGATTTAAAGTGCTACATTTAATGGTTGAATGTTGTGCTTgaagcttttttgttgttaaaaattaccctgttgttgttttagttggACAGTTGCAGCTGTTTAAACTTAGTTTTCCATCTCCTGTTATTATTAACTTGAGCTCAGAGTTACTGAATACTTTTGTCTCGTCTGATGGGTTAAACTACCTAATATATGACCTACTAACTAATAGACAAGGAAAATAAGCAGTGGTCCTAAAACGGAACCCTGTGGAACACCCAAATAACAAAAGAGATGGCAATAATAACAAAGTAACACCAAAATGTTATTTAGTGAGGCAGAATATTAATAGGGAACAAATCTGCAAGTGTTAATTTAGAAAACACTGTGTATAAtgtggagccattttgtttcagaataaaagtaaGTCTCATAATTCCCATAATTTTGTTTGGTCTCAATCGTTTCCCCTAAGCCACGGGTGCATGTTTTAAACGTATTCCTGCTTTAAAACgcctgatttaaatggatgacttgtggacgtgtttctggagaacctgatgatttggtgaggtaattaaaccatttgaatcaggtgtgttggagcagaaaaacctaaaacttccaggacagcggagcctcaaggcctggagtttgacacccctgctctggTTGTCATATGGGCTGCTGGTTGTCTacgaaacaggaagtgacttatcctgtttttcctctcagacAACAACACAGTCAGCCCTCGGCCTCGATGCGACCGGAAACCTCCACCGCCAAGAGCCTGATGGACATCGGGACCCGCCGCATCTTCAACGAGGACCACGACATCTTCAGGCAGAGCGTCCGGCGGTTCTATCAAGAGGAGGTGGTCCCGCACCACAACGAGTAGGTGCAACCTCTGTTTGACGTGGCTGTTAGGAGACGTGAAATTAAATTAATCCTGTTCCTCGCCCCAGGTGGGAGAAGGCGGGTCAGGTGAGCAGGGAGCTGTGGGAGAAGGCCGGTGAGCAAGGACTGCTGGGAGTAATGACGCCAGAAGAGCACGGTGGCATCGGAGGAGACGCCTTCTCTGCAGCTGTCACATGGGAGGAGCAGTGAGTTTCCGTTAAAGACTACTTCGAGATGAAACACTGGCCGAGTTCTGCTCATAGGATTAAAATGTTTCCTCCTTCAGAATGTACTCCAACTGTTCTGGCCCGGGTTTTGCTTTGCACTCCGATATCGTCATACCTTACATCGTCAAATATGGCAGCAAGGAGCAGATTGAGCGCTTCATTCCCGCCATGACTGCTGGGAAATGCATCGGTGCGATTGCAATGACGGAGCCGGGAGCTGGCAGGTCCGTCTTCATCCTGACGGTTAGATTTAGGCACGCGTGGCAGCAATGTGTTGCAGCTTTGACAACTGTTCCCCTCGTCTCTAATTTTTTATTAGTGATCTTCAGGGTGTGAGGACGCATGCCAAGAAGGACGGCAGTGACTGGATCCTTAATGGCAACAAGGTGAGGCgtcataaaagcaaaaaagcattttatcGGTTCTCAACATCAGCTGGAATTTATCCCCCTTCCCCCTCCGCAGGTTTTCATCACAAACGGTTGGATGGCCGACCTGGTGGTGGTCGTCACCGTGACCAACCGCGAGGCGAAGACAGCGGCACACGGGATCAGCCTCTTCCTGGTGGAGGAGGGCATGAAGGGCTTCCAGAAAGGACGCAAGTTGGATAAGATCGGTCTGAAGGCACAGGTACTGGGGTTCAGGGGTAGTTCCCGGTACTTTCATGTCCGGATCCTAACTTCGTCCTCTTACTTTACCTTCGTCCTTCTTTCAAAGGACACAGCTGAACTGTTTTTCGAAGATGTGCGACTTCCTGCCAGCGCTCTCCTGGGTGAACTCGACAAAGGTTTCTACTACCTGATGAATGAACTGCCACAGGTGACAGACATGTCCACAAAAAGCCATCTACCTGAATTATTAATTTGGCAAAAccacctctgtttttttttttttgtcactagGAGCGTCTGTTGATTGCCGACATGGGCATAGCGAGCTGTGAGTTCATGTTTGAGGAAACCAGGAACTATGTTCTGCAGCGGAAGGCTTTTGGCAAGACCATCGCTCACCTACAGGTCTGTCTGTTCAAGTAcctttaatgaaaaaaacaaaaacagttaaaaaaaaaaacaggtaaggGTTTTAACTCTGCAGAAGGGAAGTTAGATgttgggggctcgtccgggatcctcagattttttatttatttattgttttaaagcaaactcTCTGTAATTATGGTCTTTGCTCAACGACTGTGACGCTTTTCCATTGTAACGTATCGTTTTCTTTTATTCGTTTTGTTACCTTTACCTCGTGTTTCCGTTGTAGCAGCTTGCGTGTACGGTATTTTCGGGTAAGTGTTTGTCACAGAAAATCAGGCTGTCtgctctttcttttgttttttatctttgaaggtaaacattttagcatttcagcgtgtataattataaaaaataaaacattaaaaagtataTCCCAAagcaaatgttcttttaaatttgagaaATGAACCTGAATCAATGCGGTCGACTGTGTTAAATCTCTGTAAGCTAAAAATTTGTTCTCGTTCTTAGCTTCTCTCCTCGTCTTTGGACTGAATTCattgaacagatgaacagaattaagagtatattttatattacagaCCGTGCAGCACAAGCTGGCAGAGCTGAAGACTGAGATCTGTGTGGGCCGAGCCTTCATCGATAACTGCATTCAGCTCTTTGCTGAGAAGCGACTGGATCCCTCCACCGCCTCTATGGCCAAGTACTGGTACGAGTCccttggaggggaaaaaaaagagcgaaAACTTCTCATCTAAACGAGTCGCGTGCTGAAGCTCCTTTGTTTTATCTCCAGGGCGACGGACCTCCAGAACAAGGTGGCCACTCAGTGCCTGCAGCTCCACGGAGGCTGGGGCTACATGTTGGAATACCCGATCGCCAAGTGAGTGGCGACCCCATCGGCGACAAACGGCAGAGTCTTGTCTTGAGTCTTGTCCGGTCTGATAACAGGCGCTCTGTTTGCTTTCAGGGCGTTCGTGGACTCCCGCGTTCAGCCCATCTACGGGGGCACCAACGAGATCATGAAGGAGCTCATTGCGCGCGCCATCGTCAGCCAGAAGTGAGCCTTTCGGAGGGTTTCGTGACGAAGGAGCACGGACTACCCGGCCCGGAAACGTTTCAAGatgaggaaaaggaaaatggcCTGGGAAAGTCCGAATGCTAATCGATGGAGCTTGAAGTTTCAAACCatgaaatgagaacaaaacgAGACTCCGGAAGGCGATAACGTCAGCTTCCTTTTACGAGTCGCGTTTCTAAACTTGCAGATTTTGACGACATCgaactaaaaataatttagagTCATAGAGTCACCAACATTCCTCTGAGAGCACTGACGAGTCATTTTCTGCTCACTTCATTTCTTCATATAATGTAGTAAAAATAGACTGAAGCTTCTTGATTTGTAAAAGGAACACTGCTGCTGGTCTGTGCCAATCAGGCTGAACTGGATTTAAAGTTTCTGTGCCTTTTGATTTCGAACAAACGTGTTTGTCTGTATAAATCGCACAAATAAAGTTGTCTATTTGATCACCTTTAAGCTGCTTTCAGTCGAGTCCTGTGGAGTTTTGAGGTTTCCAGCTTCTAAAGTCTGTGCGCTTTTCTTTATGATCCTAAAATCCATAAATAATTCAACATGAAAACGCTTTTTTGTAGCGTTGTACGACCagaccaaattatagctcaatatctttaaaattggctgagttgcagccatttttgtgctttctaagagCACTTGGCtgctgtggccatcttgaaatggagtgactccaaaaggtaatcagttgtagttgtcaAACTAGttattagtttctgaaagtttcattacaatccatcAACttgttcacgagatattttgctaacaagcagacagagttgattccagtCGTCGTTGGCAAAGTTTCATACACGGATCTTGCGCGATCAGTTAGCATTCAAAGGGTAAGTTGGGAaatactctcagctactaccactccaaattttagctcaatatctttaaaactgccCGAGTCGTAGCCATTTGTAGGTTGTCTAAAGCCAGctggctgtagcggccatcttaaatcgggcTGGCTCCGAAAGCCTATCAGGTGTAGATgctcatccagtgattactccctgaaagtttcattaaaatctgttcggtggttcgtgagatattttgctaacagacagattaaacaaacccaaaaagcGCCTGTAGAAAGGGGCCCGCATCCCTGTTGCAGTGCTCGACCtccaccagcaggtggcggtagaGCCAACCTGCCGCCTGCACAGCCTCCCGGTGGATTCCGCTGCAGCGGGGGGAAACTGAATGTTTAATGGGGgatttcaaagcattttttgAAGAGGTCTTCAGCTCGTATTTATCCATTTTAAGCTTGAGGATGTTTATAGGGGACGAGCATCCCTGCCACGCCTCACCTGCAGGGGATCTGGAGTTCTGGCTTCCGAACCGCCTCCATCTTTCCTCCGCAGCAGCAGCCACACCCCGGCGCTCCGCCGGGACTGAGCCCTTCCGCGTTCAGAcagttatttttacataaaaaaaataaataaaaataaaaacatattccCCCCTTTATAACGCCGACTTTTGCTTTGCATTTGGCAAACATCGCCCCGTCACCCGTCGCTGCCCgcatctattttttttgttgcgcCCCTACAGCCGCCATTACGGTAACGGCTCGATCCGCTGGAGAAAAAGGGGGCGGAGCTCCAGAGCCGCCCTTCCAGCAGCAGTTCATTGTCGCCGCTGAGGGCACCGGGAGAGTCGCCTGATCCTGCAGGTAAGAACCGAACCGGGGGgcttttttttcaaccaaaaaTGCGGggaaataaaggttttaaaatagaacAACACGAAACGTGAGCTTCAGGGCGCTTTAAACCCATCCAGGCGGCTGTAAAAGTTTCCAAAAGCCGTTTTTTTcatagaaaataaatgtctaaTAAAAGTGTCGCGGTGTGATTTGATGTCCTGTGTGGCCCGGAGCGCCATTTTAATGGTgaatgatttaaatttaattaaatttgaagCCCCATTTGGTGTCTGGGGGTTAAACAGGTGTTTTGTTGGTGATGCTGCCTCCTTTTGTTCTGGTCCACGCCTGGTTGGTGctgaaactgcagcaaaaaaaaaaaaaaaaaagattaatcaTCCAGAGGGGGTTGGGATTTATCCAGGAGCCCAGaggtgacaaaaaacaaaaacatgcatttattgGTGTCCACatctgtgctttttaaaatgttatttatttgactGAAATCCCACAGTGGCTGCAGAAAGGAGCAGCCCTGAATCAACATGTTGGGTCTAATTTTCTCTggatgttttttccccccccccccaccccattAAGGCCATGATGGTCTGGAAATGCTCatgaaactgcaaaaataaaagattctcttaattgttaaaacaaagattCAGATCCTTCCTGTGAGGCGAAAGAACGAGTGGGTTTTCGGCCATTCGTAGCACCGGACCTGGGGAGGAAATGAGCGATTTTTTTGTAAACGTATGGCGGACAATTTCCTGTCCCAACTCTAAATTCACaaccctttaaaacaaaaatgtcaaactgcccagctggacacctcgttggtttgggatgatccctattgatttcagcAACACAGgctcaaaaaaataacttgtttgtaAATACCTTgtccgtgctctaactctgcaaccgtgtcatgtaggaacgtcaaactgcacagctggacaccccGTAGGTCAAAAGATGATccttattgatttcaaggtcacagggtcaaaagTCGAGGTCTTAGGTGACCtgtttgtgaaaaccttgtctgaGCTCCAACTCTGCTGCTGTACAACGTAGGAATGTGAAACTGAACTGCTAGGTGCCTCATGGGTtagggatgatccctattgatttcaaggtcaaagggtCAAAAGTCGAGGTCTTTGGTGACCTGTTTGAGAAAACCTTGCATGAGTTCTAACTCTGCAAGTGTACAACATAGGAATGTGAAACTGAACTGCTGGACgtctcatgggtcagggatgatccctattgatttcaaggtcaggggggtcaaaggtcaaggtgaCAGTTTGGACCCCTTTGTAGAAACCTTGTCCGAGCCCTAACCCTGCAACTGTGTAATGTAGTAACAACAAATTTCACAGCTGGGCACCACAAGGGTTAaagatgatccctattgattttaaggtcacagggtcaaaggtggAGGTCCCGGGCGTATTATGAATCAATGGCGTTActcttgtttgattttgttgtaGCCACACCTTGCTCAGCACGCTGGATAATCCGCACTTAGGTCACTTCGTACCCCCACCTCGTACTCATGCCTCATGCACTTAGGGTTGTTGTTTAGGGTCAGAGGTTAGCGTTAAAGGGATATTCCACTCATCTTTAAAGGggtgttctgtctaatagtttgTAGCCTCTCAGCCGAGGCATGGAAGATGAGGCAAAAGTCTTGGTCCAGGCTAGGCTAGAGGCGAGCCAAACGAGTGCTGGGTCTTTATCGTTGTCCAGGCAGAtactcttaaaaaaacacttaacagTGAAATAAGGCCACATTGGCTAATTgcactgtttattttattttacgcCTTAAACTGATTAAAGATATGTTAAGTGGATTGCACATTTGACCACGAAAGGAAAATACTTACGCTGATAATAAATGTCATTAAAGCCATAATTGCTGTCAAAATACGcaatttttctgtgtttttgatttgaatgttttggATATGTCATAtgtgataaaaataactaaatattcaTCGATCACAACCAGAAGTCTttgtaatttgtaataaataagcATTATCAAcagagtcatgttttgttgccaacaattatgagtcgtttgtttacatttgagttTCCGTCTGATCGCCAAATGTAGTTGTAAAcgttttttacagaaaccctGAAGAGTTTGAGTTCcattaacccccaaacaatcatttaatgatgtagaaattgtttGAAGCataaacattcaaataaaaaacattataaagTTGCATATTTTGACAGTTATTGTGGCTTTAAAGTCAAACTGCAGTTTGCTATAAAAAAATGGGCTACACAAGCTTGTTGAAGAACCTCACaccaactgtgaagcacggtggtggaagcGTCATGATTTGGGGTTGCTGCGCTCCTCGAGGACTGAGCAGCTCGCTGGTATTTATTTCAATATGGATTCTGCTTCTTGTGACAGCATGATGTCACAAAAGGTccaaaaaatcagtaaaaattttccttttttctgggAAATGTCTCCAAATTGAAGTTCTAGTCGAGATTGGAATGGGATCAGAGAGTTGTGGAACGTTTAAACAGGCAGAAATCTTTCAACAACTCGTGGTTTTGGGTAAATGGATGAGTATTGTTGGCGTGCAGAACATGAACCCATCGCACTTTGATTATCCTAAGCGTTCCTTTGCGATCACGATAAATGTTGATATATCGTGTCCCTCGAGTTAAGTGTTCCCCAACCAAATAGAAGCTGACATTAATAGACCAAGCCTCTGTCAGGACAGGTTGGGCTGAGTCTAATTCCCGGTACGGTGATTAAAATGACCTTAATCAGGACAGAACTGGTTTGTTTCTGGTTCTTTTCTGATTCTAGCTTGAGAACCACACTTTCAgatccagctgttctgtttcCCCCCCCCTCAAACCGCCCTCTCAGAGTCACGTTAAGCATGTTTCCCAGAGTCGGCTCTGTTTAGGCGAGCTGTCAAAGGTCCGCGGAACCACAGAACCGCGGTACGCTCCCGCTGACGTCTTGACATCTTTAACTGCTGCTTGCTCGTCGGGATCAGAGCGATGTTTGGAATGAGGCCGGGTCCGCTCGCAGGCCGACTGTTTCTCTGACGGAAGACGCCGGCGTCTGAGGACACGGTCGCCGCTCCGCCGTCCTGAGGCTTCCTGCGCCGCAGGTGCCTAATGGGAGCTGGCAGAACTGTGCTTTAGCAGGCGATTAAGTCCTGACCGTGTGAGGGCTCTAATCTGATCCACGTCAGAGGGGCCAACCGGCACGCTGACCTGCAAGTGCTCCTCCTCAGATGGCCCGATTCTTACTTAAGATCCGACGACGTAAAAAGGACCTGAATCCATTTTATTTGCCATCGAGGAGGAGGAAATCGCTCACAAAGATCTTGCGCTCAAAGTATTCTTTCTGAACGACTCTTAGCTGCGAGTACGCCAGATTTCAACTCTGTATTTGTCAAATTGACCAAGTTAAAGTCATGTTTGTGCTTCTAAAGGTTGATCTTGATAAAGATCTCCTGCAAGGACCGGAACTTTCCAAACAAACGACAAGAAAACAGGCGACTGTCGCTTCCCAAACCTCTTCAGAAAAGATCAGCACATGTCCTAATTGAGAGTAAGATGAGTATTTATCCGGTGCTGAAACTGGGCCCGTGACCTCCTCGGTGCGGCCCGGTCTGTCTGATCATCCGTCCTCGCTGTTTGCCCTTGTACCAGAGTTTCCCCAAACGAGCCCCGACAGCCGGTGTCACATTTCATTCCTCACGGATGATGCTCCTCGACAGAGAGGACACTCAGCGGGGCGTTCTCTCCCAGCTCCTGGCATCTGTAAAAACCATTTCCTTGTGTTTTAAACCCGTTAGGTAATCCACGAGGTCCCGCAGAACAAAAAAtctctgtgatgtttttgttgttttttttagttttggctcCAGTCCGCGTGCCTCCAACTTCCGGCTCTCCTCTgtaaaaagctttctttttttagagtttgtttGGACACGAtccatgagaagaaaaaaagaaccaacCCTCTCGACGTTCAGCTCTGACAGGAAGTTAATGTGCCTCCGTCTCAGTAATCACATATTATTCGGCTTCAGCTCACTCTTTAAGGGTTCACACCTCTAATTTAAACACAAGAACTGGGCTGTGGGCGTCTTCTGGACGACATCACTGCACGGCACGTTCGGGTTTTAGTGACAGAGACGCACAGAAGCCTTGGtatatttgcctttttaaatgaaataacatCCATTTTTTATATGCAAGtaacaaatgttaataaaacacGAGCAGGAGGAATCAAGGGTGTTAAAGTAGTAGAACTTAAATCTTTAACACCCTGTTTTGtccacatttttgtgttttttatagatttttaaatttgtttttattagtttcaaaTCCTTCTCCGCTCTATTCCGTAATTTATCACTA
Coding sequences within:
- the mylz3 gene encoding myosin, light polypeptide 3, skeletal muscle; translated protein: MTEFSPDQIEDFKEAFGLFDRIGDSQVAYNQVADIMRALGQNPTNKDVQKILGNPSAEEMANKRLNFDAFLPMLKQVDAIPKGTYDDYVEGLRVFDKEGNGTVMGAELRIVLSTLGEKMNEQEIDALMAGQEDENGSVHYEAFVKHIMSV
- the acadl gene encoding long-chain specific acyl-CoA dehydrogenase, mitochondrial; translation: MFLKKLVKPSVFALKNVSGQGQVLAAAAARQQHSQPSASMRPETSTAKSLMDIGTRRIFNEDHDIFRQSVRRFYQEEVVPHHNEWEKAGQVSRELWEKAGEQGLLGVMTPEEHGGIGGDAFSAAVTWEEQMYSNCSGPGFALHSDIVIPYIVKYGSKEQIERFIPAMTAGKCIGAIAMTEPGAGSDLQGVRTHAKKDGSDWILNGNKVFITNGWMADLVVVVTVTNREAKTAAHGISLFLVEEGMKGFQKGRKLDKIGLKAQDTAELFFEDVRLPASALLGELDKGFYYLMNELPQERLLIADMGIASCEFMFEETRNYVLQRKAFGKTIAHLQTVQHKLAELKTEICVGRAFIDNCIQLFAEKRLDPSTASMAKYWATDLQNKVATQCLQLHGGWGYMLEYPIAKAFVDSRVQPIYGGTNEIMKELIARAIVSQK